In Belonocnema kinseyi isolate 2016_QV_RU_SX_M_011 chromosome 4, B_treatae_v1, whole genome shotgun sequence, a single window of DNA contains:
- the LOC117170928 gene encoding uncharacterized protein LOC117170928, whose product MSSTPKQKQEFQQARKAIQEPSNSSKKNSPFLLPKPIKLTEQLSPSFSLFDDFTFSLSPPNAHEGQGWTPSDQFKLGTATQSSYLTDTRIDEMTPRFSNLSLQREGARFPELGQRRKIGPIIPPNPTFQPVVWPEKGFPFHQTGPSNVVPNSLQCACTPVCVIPQQMPYELEKQAFLCNQHRCMPTSCAGCIEEFANSNLHRMPEPCSLPCCKPTQHVRIVSQEDVYQQLPEPYQSPASLKGRKKLTSGRSRKAVVKVNQRRRNHSENREIPEQQIFVSNKPAEQIPKGARPILPARK is encoded by the coding sequence ATGTCTTCGACTCCCAAGCAGAAGCAGGAGTTCCAACAAGCCAGGAAAGCAATTCAGGAACCatcaaattcatcaaaaaaaaattcaccgtTCCTACTCCCCAAGCCGATCAAATTGACGGAACAACTGTCTCCATCGTTCAGTCTTTTTGACGATTTTACCTTTTCCCTCTCACCCCCGAATGCACATGAAGGCCAAGGATGGACTCCCTCCGACCAGTTTAAACTGGGAACCGCGACTCAAAGTAGTTATCTCACAGATACCAGGATCGACGAAATGACTCCGCGATTTTCTAACTTGAGTCTTCAGAGAGAGGGAGCAAGATTTCCAGAACTGGGACAACGTCGAAAAATTGGTCCAATTATTCCACCGAATCCTACATTTCAACCCGTCGTCTGGCCTGAAAAGGGATTTCCTTTCCATCAGACTGGACCGTCGAATGTAGTTCCAAATTCTCTTCAGTGCGCCTGCACTCCCGTTTGCGTAATTCCCCAACAAATGCCGTATGAGTTGGAAAAACAGGCTTTTCTCTGCAATCAACATCGCTGCATGCCTACAAGTTGTGCAGGATGCATAGAAGAGTTTGCCAATTCAAATCTGCACCGGATGCCAGAACCTTGCAGTTTGCCCTGCTGCAAGCCGACTCAGCATGTCCGTATTGTGAGCCAGGAGGATGTGTATCAGCAGCTTCCGGAACCTTATCAGTCTCCAGCTTCATTGAAAGGTCGGAAGAAGCTCACCTCTGGAAGATCAAGGAAGGCTGTTGTGAAGGTGAATCAGCGTCGCAGAAACCATTCAGAAAATCGAGAGATTCCTGAGCAACAGATTTTTGTTTCCAATAAGCCAGCTGAACAAATTCCGAAAGGGGCCAGACCGATTTTACCAGCCAGGAAGTAA